The following is a genomic window from Theobroma cacao cultivar B97-61/B2 chromosome 10, Criollo_cocoa_genome_V2, whole genome shotgun sequence.
ttttcttataaacatTTTAACATCAAATATACGAGACTTAGgggaaaaggagaaaaaagggTGGTAAAAAATCTTTGTGGTTAAGGTCAAGCCTAACTTGCTCCTCCTATAGGAAATTAAAATGCCGTTTGTGGAGGACAAAGACTATAAGGCGATGCAAGAAAACGAATAACGATGGAATTTGAGGAACATTTTCAAGTCCGTATGAAGCATTAGGTGGGCTTATCACTATTTAGAAGGACACATTTTTTTGCTGTTAAATCTTGCATGGTGTGTAAAAGTTATAATCTACCTATTGGCTTTCTTAGTCATATGAATTTAAGGTGTGGATTTGGAACTATATATGGCCCAAATGATGATGGCAACAAGCAATGGTTATGGGAGGAGCTTGATGGTTTCTTTAGAAACAGTTTTGTTTAATGGTGTTTAGGGGCCTGATTTTAATATGGTCAAGAATAGTGAAGGCCAGGTTGGAAGCCACGTGAATAGTAAGGCATTCTCTTAGTATGGGGAGTTCGTGGATAGTTTGGAGTTGATTAACCTTCCAATGGTGGGTGGTAAATTCACTTGGTGTTGCAACAAAATTGATCTTTCAGTTAGCAGATTAGACAAATTTTTACTGGTGAATGTCTTCggagaaaaaataagaatctgTTGTAAAATGCCTACCTAGTTCTCTATTGGACTATAACCCAGTTTTGTTAGGAGAAAAGGTAGTGAATCGGGGATCGAGaccttttcatttcttcaatCACTAGTTAGAGGAAGGGAGTTTTTCAGATACGTTTCTTGAAGCTTGGAAGGCATCAAAGAAAAGAGGGTAAAAAATAGTTGGCATACGGTTCAAACTTAAGGAGACAAAGCATGCTATCAAGTAATGGCAGAAGCAAGTAGAGATGCAGCaagataattttgatgaaGGCAAAAGACAATTTATTGTGAGTAAAAAGGTTGATATCTGGGCAaactataaaaagaaaaaaaaatcatgatagTAAAAATCTTGAGTTAAGTGAATTATTGAAGGAGAGTGGaacacaaaattttttacacTTCATGGCATGAAGGAGAGGGACAAAGTTCATTGAGAAAATTATAATCCAAGGGAGATTAATTAGTTACCATCTTGAGATTCTGATAAAGGAAGTGGCCAACCATTTTGAATCTTTTTATAGATTACTTGAGTAGCCCATGTTAGTCATCTCAATTAATGTTGATTTGCTTTAATTACAAAGTAAACTAACCAAAATAATTAACAGCAGTACCAGAAATGTTTCACGTGTTGACAAGCAAAACTCATGCAGATGTAGCAAATGTCCACTAGATTTCACTTACATCACCAATCAAGATAGCAACTTGCACCAGTTCATGGCGGCTAGCAAGCACTATCCCAGCGTTGAGGATGAACTGGATTCAACTAAAACTTCTCCATGCCAATCACGCGAAAGGACGATCATGGTTGACTAGAATAAAGTTGGATATACAGTACCAGGAAATTATTTGAGTGGACTAAAGCAACATTTTGCAGACAGAAAGTGACTGCACAACCTATTGACTGTTAATGTATTGTTTACTAATAGTTGAAAGCAAATGGTATCTGATATTGGAATCTTGACGCAGTCATATCCTTCCAAGGATTTTCCAGGATGAATCTTCCTGAAAATGTCCTTCGCTTTCTTCAAGTCAAGCCTCCTATACCTGAATAATATGCATTCCACGTGTGAATCACCCTGATTTGTTAATAGCAAAGATTCTATTTTGAACATCTGAATTCTTAATGCTCTCTAAGAACAGGGAAGAGTTACCAATGAATGGTTAGCTTCATGTGGTCTGATTCAATAGTGAGTAGTCTAATTATCTAGGTTTGTATTTTACTGGTCATTCTTTATATTGGAGTCAAGATTTTACATTTGGAGGAGAAGATAATGTCTATAAAATAGTTATACTAAAAGTTTAATGTTTGacaaaaatataagagaatttaaatgaacaaaatttatataaaaattacataaataaCTCCAATTACATATTAACTACAAAATAAAGACATTTTTTAACAACTATTGTATACTAagattaaacattttaattgagtTCGATGATTTTTTATAGAGTTAAAGACATCTATCGCTAAATCAATATCAAAACTTCAAATGATTTCTTTCTGAATGAAAATGATCAATgactatttaagaaaattatctGACATTTTATTATGAAACTCGTTCTTAATGAGTTTCATAGCAAAAAAGCATGCTGCAATAGGTTTTACTTTTGTTTCtaaatccacttaaattaGTTGTTGAATAATTGTTGTAAAGGTATCTtaccaaaaacaaattattgtaaggacaaaattataaaagctttttaaaaaaacaatagtatattatgaaattttaaaattttttagagtCGGGGGTCCTACTAGCCTCCATTCCCTCTCTCACTAGGCATCAATCTTGCCAGAGCCGATTGTTGGGTAAAGCCATCTAAGCAAGGGCTTTAGGCTTCATATTTGAAGaggttatatatttttgtaataataatatgattaattatataaaaaattaacataattaataaaatatttacttgcctaataaatatttattttctcttacTTCCACATTCCtattaattcttaattaattatctcatattttattaaaaataagtaaaagttaaagataattaataaaataacatattttctcatttttctaattatatgcttaataaatatcaattttttattattctcaaTTCCTATaatgctattaattctcaacttttttttcaatcaattaacgataatatgtatttaatgattttcaacaattatttttttctcacatattttttctattttcgctcaatatttaatgattttgaacaactttttttctatttatagaaccaattatttttttttcaatttataatatctacttgataataaaagaaatattagaagaatttgattataaaagtttaattagaaattttaCATCTAAAAAAactagaagaataaaattttaataaatttttttaaatttcaataaaaaagatctcattttaatatttgacttttaagtCTTAGAGgttatattttgcaaatgcCCCAACCACAAATCCAGGAAACTGTCCCAACCACATCTGAAACATTGAAGAAGGAGCTCAATGGCTATTGGAGTTGTAACAAGTTATGTGTTGTCTAACTTATGCCAGATGTGATAATTACTATTGCTCATGTCCATTATTAGATACATTGAGTCAAGTTGTTGGAGTTTGATTGAGCTTTCTAACATAATTACTATTGCTCAAGTTGTTCCAGGTTAAGATCATTTATCTTTTCCAATTGGATTTGCTCATCTTTCATCTTCCTTATCCCTAAGCATTAGGGTTTTCAACCTTACTGCATGTAACAGTCCAGATGGTGAACCATGTTAGATTTTGTGATTggaacataattaataatcataactCAATAAATCATCTCAAGGCAATTGGATtcaggaaattttttttgggtggAGACAATGTTGTGGACATTTACACCTCAACGGTTAAACTTGAGAACTTGAGGTTTATGAGATGATAGAGGACTCTTTCACATATGTCCAAAAAGAATACTGCTATCAATTTTTGGAACAAGGGTAAAAGTGTTAATAAACTTGAATGTGAGATTGAAGTCAAAACATTTACACATTTCATGTTAATTACACAAATTACTTGCACCTTGTAGCCCATATCAACTGCCTACTGTATTATGTTACAATATTTACTGTACAAAATTCCTTTATAAAGGGAGtagaaaataatttcaaaaaaggAACTAATAAAACAAGCTAGTATTATCAGGCTAAACAAAGCACACATGTCACTGTGTGGATCTCTGGTTGGCCACTTCTCTCCTACTTAGGCCAACAACACACTCAACCTATCCTTTCTCCTCTTGAAACAATGTGATAATATGAACACAATGCAAAATCTTCACCGTGTAATAACAAGCATGGAATGCCACTAATCCTGCAACGACCTGGGTGGATTTGGAAAATATCTATCAAATGTCACGTGAAGTAGGGAAGCTAACTCCATCTTTCAGATAACTAATTGATGCCGGCCATAACCATCTCAGCATGTTGGGACCCAATACCTGATTAAGAGGCAGATAAAATCACGTACTAATAGCTTACAGGTACAATATattatgaagaaaataaagaggAAGGACACACACACACGGCCAAGACAGATAAGAAGGGAGAAGTACCAAggtaatatttttgtaaacaCTAAGATCAAATGGATGACGATAGCTCAGCCCAGATTTCTTAGCCAACCATGCTGCTCGTATTCCTTCATAATACTGGCAAACGGATAATTTCAGGGTGATTTAAACAACTATGCAGGAGTAATCCAAGACATGCATCCAACTGTAAAAATCAACCCACCTCTATGGTTGTCATGTTGTGAGTTATCAGGTAGATATGCCAACCTAAGAGAGTCCCAAGTGTTGCAGATAATGCAAGCATCATTGCTCCACAAGCAACCTACAAAACATACCACCCTCAGAATTTAATAATATCTGGATTGCAGGGacagggaaaaaaaaaagagtgggAGGGGGGTGGGGGTGGGAGGACAGGTTGGCGAGAAGCAGGAATTAAAGGAAAGATGAGTCTCTTCAGTCATACTTCAAAGGCGCCAGGACTTATTGACATAAAGTTTCCTGACTTAAGCAGGTCAAACAATAAGTGAGCAGACTCCTGGAATTCAATTTGGTAAATTGATGAAATAACAAACTCAGAAGCCACTACAGAAgctgaaattttaatttaaatctaGTAGAGTTAAAACTCcagtttcaatttttctatccaaaaagaaagaaggtaGTCCAAgaataaatcaaatttatatattcTAGACTAGCGAAGAAGAGAATTTACAACGCAGGACTCTCAAAGCAACCACCAGGATTAAATAAATCCAACTAAGAATAGCCATCTAGTTCCATTTGGCCATTAGACATCAGATTAGGGTTGTTCTCCTTCAATAGTAGGGAAGAAAAAACAAGGGTAGCCTAAAAAGTACATGTCTCGCTTAATACTTTAACATGTCCCCTAATATGTAGAAAACAAGTGTGCACAAAGATTGGTTAAGTATAAGAAAATTGATAAAgttaaacaaaaacaaaaaagggtcAGAGTGTATACATTTTGATTTAAGATGACAAGGAAACAGAGGAAAACAACATATGATTGACATAGTTTAGAGAGTCTTAACCAGAATACACCAAAAATCTAGAGACAAAAGGTAAAGAACTGTAGCCAACTagattttatatttacttTGGACTCTGCCTCACCATCGAAACTTACAAAATACAAAGCAATTCTGCTAGCCAGAAACAGCTACTGTAGACATAGTTGTCCAGACCTAGCTTCTCTACAAGTTTACAAACAGGGGACAGGCAATTAGCCAGAATTCTAGCTTAAATAATTCATTTGACCAAATATATTGccataaaaacaataaaatcgCAGATGCAGCTAATCAACTACATATTATTAGCTACCAacttacataaaaaattttgaggggAGTTCTTCCGCTGTAATTCCAGTCCTTCTGACAGGCACAGCTTATTATGGTTATCTAAGCATGACAAATTTTATGTCAAAACTTGGTGCAACTTTGTAGCAATAATACAAGACAAGAAACCAATGATACATACCGTGGAGTGGATGCTACCGATGGTTGCATAAAGTATAAGATTGAAGAAAGCTTTATAGTTGCAATAACCAACACAATTATTTATCCACAGGCAATGATGGTCCTGCACCCAATTAGAGCATTAGAATTTTAGAAACCATATTTGCAAATTTTATGGTTAAAGAAAAACTCTTACATAAAAATTGCTAAAATAAATACATCCTACCATCCTTAGTATGCATCTTCTGCAAACCCGGCAGTGATGAGCCCTGGGAGGCTTATAAGCAGCACATTTGTCACAGTATTTTAACTGTACACCCTAAATCATTCATCCATGTAGTCAGAATACAAAATGAAGTTATACACTTTGCAAAATGCATAACTGAAATCAAAACAACAAAACCCTTACTACACAAAACATATAGCCCTGTACTTATTAACTTCCATAAAACcttaataaaaaaggaaaagaaaagaaaacagtgAGCACGATCTCACTAGACATTGAGATAAAAAGGACTCCATGACATGGCTATGATAGCAGTATACTCGTATAACTTTAACCACGCTGTTTCGTTATGAAACTGACTAACTCCGAAATGAATGTCTTTCTCAATAATAATGGGTTTACAGATAAAACATAGAAGTTTAGCCTCGTATCCTAATGGGTCCTGAATCAACTAGATACATCTTGATGGACCAAGACTACCCATATAAATTGGGAAATTTTGAATTCATAGAAACAGCTGGTTATAATTATATAGACTAGTTATTCTTACCTTCAATGTCATTCTACTTTCTTGTTCCCATGTTTGATAAATCTATAACATGATTACTTTCACTTCATAAGCTCTTGGGTTAAACTTTTCTTCACTCATGTACTAAACTTTCTTCACCAACGACAATCTCCATAACTACCCCTCTAACTGCCAGCTGGATTGACTACTCAATATCACAGGTCTCATATTATCATTGTTTGTGAAGAACCTCTTTGAACCTCAATTCAGCTATTCTATATTGATTGCTTTAACGTCATATCATGCTTCTGACAACTATAAAACTTGTATACATAATCTTTAGCATAttcttaaatcataaaaaatgcAATATTTAGAATATTGCACATGCCAAAACTTAAGACTAGACAACAAATATTGACTTTTCATGCTGTGGCTATCAACTGTATTATATAAGTCATCGgtaaaacaatttaaacccAAGAAATGATAAGTGCCAACCCTGTTAAGCTCCAACCAAAAGCCATTGGAAATAGTTAGGTTGCATTTGGTTGATGTTTTTGCTCATtgctttttgtttatttttttttattttctattcattttgcttcttcttttctattcattttttgcaaaaagaagaaaacaaagagcAAAAGCATCAATCATATGGAGTCTTAATTTCGTCTTTCATGTCCAAAAGATCCAAATTGGAATAAAACACATatacttgaaatttttataattgcCATAAAAGTAAAAGCTCCTTCAATTAccttattttatagaacataTCTCGAGTAAAATTTTGAGATGGTAAATGAAC
Proteins encoded in this region:
- the LOC18586458 gene encoding probable protein S-acyltransferase 15 isoform X2 translates to MKYQKFLSIPICAVFFLIGFVYYITVFIFIEDWVGLQSSAGFLNATIFTFLASLCLFSFSVGVLTDPGYVPSSYLPDVEDSSSVSDEEPKKNLKYCDKCAAYKPPRAHHCRVCRRCILRMDHHCLWINNCVGYCNYKAFFNLILYATIGSIHSTITIISCACQKDWNYSGRTPLKIFYVACGAMMLALSATLGTLLGWHIYLITHNMTTIEYYEGIRAAWLAKKSGLSYRHPFDLSVYKNITLVLGPNMLRWLWPASISYLKDGVSFPTSRDI
- the LOC18586458 gene encoding probable protein S-acyltransferase 15 isoform X1; protein product: MKYQKFLSIPICAVFFLIGFVYYITVFIFIEDWVGLQSSAGFLNATIFTFLASLCLFSFSVGVLTDPGYVPSSYLPDVEDSSSVSDEEPKKNGVQLKYCDKCAAYKPPRAHHCRVCRRCILRMDHHCLWINNCVGYCNYKAFFNLILYATIGSIHSTITIISCACQKDWNYSGRTPLKIFYVACGAMMLALSATLGTLLGWHIYLITHNMTTIEYYEGIRAAWLAKKSGLSYRHPFDLSVYKNITLVLGPNMLRWLWPASISYLKDGVSFPTSRDI